One genomic window of Coffea eugenioides isolate CCC68of chromosome 1, Ceug_1.0, whole genome shotgun sequence includes the following:
- the LOC113766814 gene encoding probable leucine-rich repeat receptor-like protein kinase At1g35710: MAISFTAKVFSSLFPADMSILNYSICPITLVFACLVILDLLSCSGVNAASDQMHAASRTASEGKALLTWKASLDNYSQSKLSSWSSSANPCSAWDGVRCNKAGRVSVINITSSGIKGTLDHLNFSSLPHLTTIELSQNALYGTIPSNIGNVSRLTYLAFWSNQLSGAIPIEISQLTNLRFLYLSYNSFNGSIPTSIGNLTGLTMLNLGSNKLSGWIPEEIGKLKSLTKLSLANNKLTGPIPLSIGNLSGLTLLHLFQNYLSGPIPKVIGNLTKLNELSFFGNQLSGPIPEEIGELKSLTGLSLANNTLTGPIPLSIGNLSDLTLLYLYQNYLSGPIPEEIGKLKSLTKLTLANNTLTGRIPLSIGNLSDLSLLYLYQNYLSGPIPEEIGKLKSLTELSLGNNMLTGRIPLSIGNLSDLTLLYLYQNYLSGPIPEEIGKLKSLTKLTLANNTLRASPMGV; the protein is encoded by the exons ATGGCCATCAGCTTCACAGCAAAAGTTTTCTCTTCCTTATTTCCAGCAGATATGTCAATCCTGAATTATTCCATCTGTCCAATTACTTTAGTTTTTGCATGCTTGGTCATCCTTGACTTACTCTCCTGTTCTGGAGTCAATGCTGCTTCTGATCAAATGCATGCAGCATCAAGGACTGCAAGTGAAGGGAAAGCTCTTTTAACCTGGAAAGCCAGTCTCGACAATTATAGCCAATCTAAGTTGTCATCCTGGTCATCTTCTGCAAACCCTTGCAGTGCCTGGGATGGAGTTCGATGCAACAAAGCTGGACGAGTATCGGTGATTAACATCACTAGTTCTGGCATCAAAGGTACACTTGATCATCTCAATTTTTCGTCTCTACCCCATCTAACTACAATTGAGCTTTCCCAAAATGCACTCTATGGGACCATACCATCCAACATTGGAAACGTTTCTAGACTAACCTATCTTGCCTTCTGGTCTAATCAGTTGTCCGGTGCCATTCCTATTGAAATCAGCCAACTAACCAATCTTAGGTTCTTGTACCTTTCCTATAACTCATTCAATGGATCAATCCCTACTTCTATTGGCAATCTCACAGGCCTAACCATGCTAAACCTAGGAAGCAACAAACTTTCTGGATGGATTCCAGAAGAGATTGGGAAGCTCAAATCTCTAACGAAACTCTCTTTAGCTAACAACAAGCTCACAGGTCCGATTCCTCTGTCAATTGGAAACTTAAGTGGCTTGACTCTGCTGCATCTTTTCCAAAATTATCTTTCTGGACCTATTCCCAAAGTAATTGGAAACTTGACAAAGCTAAATGAATTAAGTTTTTTTGGGAACCAGCTATCAGGTCCCATTCCAGAAGAGATTGGGGAGCTCAAATCTCTTACTGGACTCTCTTTAGCTAACAACACGCTCACAGGTCCAATTCCTCTGTCTATTGGAAACTTAAGTGATCTGACTCTGCTGTATCTTTACCAAAATTATCTTTCAG GTCCCATCCCAGAAGAGATTGGGAAACTGAAATCTCTGACAAAACTCACTTTAGCTAACAATACGCTAACAGGTCGGATTCCTCTGTCTATTGGAAACTTAAGTGACTTGTCTCTGCTGTATCTTTACCAAAATTATCTTTCAGGTCCCATCCCAGAAGAGATTGGGAAATTGAAATCTCTGACAGAACTCTCTTTAGGTAACAATATGCTAACAGGTCGGATTCCTCTGTCTATTGGAAACTTAAGTGACTTGACTCTGCTGTATCTTTACCAAAATTATCTTTCAGGTCCCATCCCAGAAGAGATTGGGAAACTGAAATCTCTGACAAAACTCACTTTAGCTAACAATACGCTAAGAGCATCTCCAATGGGGGTGTAA
- the LOC113766804 gene encoding MDIS1-interacting receptor like kinase 2-like, translating into MLLHLVECRIPLSIGNLSDLSLLSLYQNYLSGPIPEEIGKLKSLTGLSLGNNMLTGRIPLSIGNLSGLTLLYLFQNYLSEQIPSGIGNLTNLIGLDLSQNNLYGAIPPELGTLKLLAFIDIFKNQLSGALPDGFNNLTHLNGIGLSQNHFTGHLPQNICIGSSLAWFTVSENNFVGAIPRSLKNCSTLRRIIAADNQLSGNISEEFSISPYVQHINLNNNKFFGQLPWNWSGYLTLTELRISNNNLSGRIPAGLGEVSRLQKLHLSSNHLHGKIPRSLGKLTLLLELKLDSNDLSGNIPSEIGQMSRLLNLSLSANNLSGSIPEQIDNCTQLLDLNLSQNALIDSIPSQLGNLPSLATLDLSQNMLESKLPPELGEMKSIETMNLSHNRISGFIPQSFDHCFSLISIDISFNQLEGPLPNISAFQKAPFDSLRNNKGLCGSIAGLKPCSQPTQKNPRRRTTKRMIFLVVAPILATIFLSAVVVGIFIRARSHTRSMENKPQEFTKNMFSVWSFDGKMVYENIIDAIENFDPEYCIGVGAFGSVFRAELPNGQVVAVKKLHETDGGALRRPKDFANEIRALTNIRHRNIVKLYGFCSHAQHTFLVYEFLEGGSLMHLLSNDETAAKFEWINRVSIVKDVANALSYMHQNCSPSIIHRDISSKNILLDSEHQAHISDFGTARILRPDSSHWTSFAGTYGYAAPGK; encoded by the exons ATGCTATTACACCTTGTGGAGT GTCGGATTCCTCTGTCTATTGGAAATTTAAGTGACTTGTCTCTGCTGAGTCTTTACCAAAATTATCTTTCAGGTCCCATCCCAGAAGAGATTGGGAAATTGAAATCTCTGACAGGACTCTCTTTAGGTAACAATATGCTAACAGGTCGGATTCCTCTGTCTATTGGAAACTTAAGTGGCTTGACTCTGCTGTATCTTTTCCAAAATTATCTTTCCGAACAGATTCCTTCTGGCATAGGAAATTTAACCAATCTCATTGGCTTGGATCTTTCTCAAAACAACTTATATGGGGCTATCCCTCCCGAATTGGGAACATTGAAGCTACTAGCTTTTATTGATATTTTCAAAAACCAGCTAAGCGGTGCTCTGCCTGATGGATTCAACAATCTTACACATTTAAATGGGATAGGGCTGTCACAAAATCATTTTACTGGTCATTTACCCCAAAATATTTGCATTGGTAGCTCACTGGCGTGGTTCACAGTATCGGAAAATAACTTTGTCGGTGCTATACCAAGGAGCTTGAAAAACTGTTCTACTTTAAGAAGAATTATTGCCGCTGACAACCAACTATCAGGAAATATTTCTGAAGAATTTAGCATCTCTCCATATGTCCAGCATATTAATTTAAACAATAACAAATTTTTTGGTCAGTTGCCTTGGAATTGGAGCGGCTATCTGACTTTGACAGAGTTGAGGATCTCGAACAATAATCTTTCGGGCAGAATACCAGCTGGGCTTGGAGAGGTATCTCGTCTGCAAAAACTTCATCTCTCTTCAAATCACTTGCATGGAAAGATCCCTAGAAGTTTGGGGAAGTTGACTTTGTTGCTTGAGCTTAAGCTGGATAGCAACGACCTTTCAGGCAATATACCATCAGAAATTGGTCAGATGTCTAGACTTTTAAATCTTAGTTTGTCGGCCAATAATCTTAGTGGCTCAATTCCAGAACAAATAGACAATTGCACACAATTGCTGGATTTAAACTTGAGCCAAAATGCACTCATCGATAGTATTCCTTCTCAACTAGGGAATCTTCCCTCACTTGCAACTCTCGATCTCAGCCAAAACATGCTGGAATCCAAATTGCCACCAGAGCTAGGTGAGATGAAAAGCATTGAGACGATGAATCTTTCCCATAATAGGATATCAGGTTTCATCCCACAAAGCTTTGATCATTGCTTCAGTTTGATTTCCATTGATATATCCTTCAATCAATTGGAAGGTCCTCTTCCCAACATTAGTGCATTTCAAAAAGCTCCATTTGATTCCCTGAGAAACAATAAAGGTTTATGTGGCAGTATTGCTGGATTGAAACCTTGCTCTCAACCAACTCAAAAGAACCCTCGTAGAAGGACAACTAAAAGAATGATCTTTCTAGTTGTTGCTCCAATACTGGCAACCATATTTCTTTCTGCGGTGGTTGTGGGCATCTTCATTCGTGCAAGGTCACATACGAGAAGCATGGAGAATAAGCCTCAGGAATTCACTAAAAATATGTTCTCTGTCTGGAGCTTTGATGGGAAAATGGTCTATGAGAACATCATTGAtgcaatagaaaattttgaccCCGAGTATTGCATCGGAGTGGGAGCATTTGGAAGTGTATTTAGAGCAGAGTTGCCAAATGGTCAAGTGGTTGCTGTCAAGAAACTTCATGAAACGGATGGTGGTGCCTTGAGGAGGCCAAAAGATTTCGCCAATGAGATACGTGCGTTAACAAATATAAGGCATCGCAACATCGTGAAGCTATACGGATTCTGCTCACATGCACAACACACTTTCTTGGTTTATGAATTCTTGGAAGGGGGAAGCTTGATGCACTTGTTGAGCAATGATGAAACAGCAGCCAAGTTCGAATGGATCAACAGGGTAAGTATTGTTAAAGATGTGGCAAATGCATTATCTTACATGCACCAGAATTGTTCGCCTTCCATAATTCATCGAGATATATCTAGCAAAAACATTTTGTTAGACTCTGAGCATCAAGCCCATATTTCTGATTTTGGTACTGCAAGAATCTTAAGGCCTGATTCATCTCATTGGACTTCATTTGCTGGAACTTATGGATATGCTGCTCCAG GAAAATAG